A window of Leptospira brenneri contains these coding sequences:
- the mqnC gene encoding cyclic dehypoxanthinyl futalosine synthase — protein sequence MNLDSFSFSPKDPSDAILLRAAEGKRISPEEALTLYNDGDFLKIQMVARFLREKIRPHTEASYTMFRVVNYTNYCNVECSFCSFMDEIGNGKGYVLSKEEILQKMDYAVEEGADQMFLQGGVYPNLPFEYYLDVIRTVKAKYPKMHIRAFSPVEVINLEKITGKPLKEVLLILKEAGLDSVPGAGAEILTERMRQIISPKKATVSEWVHAMETCHEVGLLGSANVVFGSEETKEEVIEHLSVVRDLQDRTGGFLSFIPWTFQPQTKRFKVRPVPTHEYLKVLGICRIFLDNIKHIETSVMVLGKGVGQLALYSGADDISSVVIEENVLRSFGLKTEKEARKFLSEGGFRPIRRNLLYEDDYECNQVVADSL from the coding sequence ATGAACTTAGACTCGTTTTCATTTAGCCCGAAAGACCCCAGTGATGCCATTCTATTGCGTGCGGCAGAGGGCAAACGCATTTCTCCGGAGGAAGCTCTGACCCTCTACAACGATGGTGATTTTTTAAAGATCCAAATGGTGGCCCGGTTCCTTCGGGAAAAAATAAGACCACATACGGAAGCCAGTTACACTATGTTCCGGGTTGTGAATTATACGAACTATTGCAATGTGGAATGTAGTTTTTGCTCTTTTATGGATGAGATCGGAAATGGAAAGGGTTATGTTCTCTCCAAAGAAGAGATCCTTCAAAAAATGGATTACGCTGTGGAAGAAGGTGCCGACCAAATGTTCCTCCAAGGCGGGGTCTATCCCAATCTTCCTTTTGAATATTATTTAGATGTGATCCGAACTGTAAAAGCCAAATACCCCAAAATGCACATTCGTGCTTTTTCTCCTGTTGAAGTGATCAATTTGGAAAAGATCACAGGAAAACCACTGAAAGAAGTGCTTCTTATTTTAAAAGAAGCCGGTCTTGATTCCGTTCCGGGTGCTGGTGCTGAAATCTTAACGGAAAGGATGCGCCAAATCATTTCTCCTAAGAAAGCCACTGTTTCTGAATGGGTGCATGCCATGGAGACTTGCCATGAGGTGGGGCTTCTTGGTTCCGCAAATGTCGTATTTGGATCGGAAGAAACTAAGGAAGAAGTCATTGAGCATTTATCTGTTGTTCGAGACCTTCAGGATCGCACTGGCGGATTTTTATCTTTTATCCCATGGACTTTCCAACCCCAAACCAAGAGGTTCAAAGTGAGACCGGTTCCTACCCATGAATACTTAAAGGTTCTGGGAATCTGCCGTATCTTTTTGGACAATATCAAACATATAGAAACATCTGTGATGGTTCTCGGAAAAGGAGTGGGGCAACTGGCTTTGTATTCTGGTGCAGACGACATTTCTTCGGTTGTGATTGAAGAGAATGTACTCAGATCTTTTGGTCTCAAAACAGAAAAAGAAGCGAGAAAGTTTTTATCTGAAGGTGGGTTTCGGCCCATTCGAAGGAATCTGCTCTATGAAGATGATTACGAGTGCAATCAGGTGGTAGCGGATTCCCTCTAA